A single window of Salvia splendens isolate huo1 chromosome 6, SspV2, whole genome shotgun sequence DNA harbors:
- the LOC121809714 gene encoding protein CLP1 homolog, with protein sequence MAYGGPAVAQTAPPGSSETVRQVKLDKECELRVEVGPNFPLRLRLLTGTAEIFGSEIPPEIRLTFPPGHKFAVFTWYGATIEIDGITETDYTADETPMISYINVHALLDARRNRAKDSPSDSDDSQGPRIIVVGPTDSGKSTLSRMLLSWAAKQGWKPTFVDLDIGQGSITIPGCIAATPIELPIDPVEGIPLDMPLVYFHGHVTPSANVELYKVLVKELAQVLEKQFAGNVESRAAGMVINTMGWIEGVGYELLLHAIDTFNASVVLVLGQEKLWSMLRDVLKSKPNVDVVKLQKSGGVVSRNAKVRQKARGSRIREYFYGPANDLSPHSNTANFSDLLIYRIGGGPQAPRSALPVGAEPVSDRLRVAPVSVNQDLHHLVLAVSFAKEPDEIMSSNVAGFIWVTDINFESKKITYLAPSAGSLPGKYLIVGNLTWCE encoded by the exons ATGGCTTACGGCGGCCCCGCCGTTGCTCAGACCGCGCCGCCAGGTAGCTCGGAAACAGTGAGGCAGGTGAAGCTTGATAAAGAATGTGAGTTGAGAGTTGAAGTCGGCCCCAATTTTCCCCTTCGCCTCCGGTTGCTCACCGGCACCGCCGAgattttcggctcggagattccGCCCGAGATTCGCCTCACGTTTCCTCCCGGTCACAAATTTGCT GTTTTTACCTGGTATGGAGCTACAATTGAAATTGATGGCATTACTGAAACTGATTATACAGCTGATGAG ACCCCCATGATCAGCTATATCAATGTGCATGCCTTGCTGGATGCTAGAAGAAATCGTGCTAAGGATTCACCCAGTGATTCTGATGATTCTCAG GGGCCAAGGATTATTGTCGTGGGGCCTACTGATTCTGGAAAGAGTACATTGTCAAGAATGCTTCTAAGCTGGGCAGCTAAACAGGGATGGAAACCTACCTTTGTAGATTTAGACATAGGCCAAGGATCTATAACAATTCCTGGATGTATAGCTGCAACTCCAATTGAGCTTCCTATTGATCCAGTGGAGGGCATTCCTCTTGATATGCCTCTAGTTTACTTCCATGGCCATGTAACCCCTAG TGCCAACGTAGAGTTGTACAAGGTATTGGTGAAGGAGCTTGCTCAAGTTTTGGAGAAGCAGTTTGCTGGAAATGTTGAATCTAGAGCTGCAGGCATGGTGATTAATACCATGGGGTGGATTGAGGGTGTTGGTTATGAG TTACTGCTGCATGCAATTGATACGTTCAACGCCTCAGTTGTATTGGTTTTGGGCCAG GAAAAGCTTTGGAGCATGCTTAGAGATGTTTTGAAAAGTAAACCTAATGTAGATGTGGTGAAGCTTCAGAAGTCAGGCGGTGTTGTCTCGAGAAATGCAAAAGTCCGTCAGAAGGCCAGGGGCTCTAGGATACGT GAGTACTTCTATGGCCCTGCGAATGATCTTTCCCCTCATTCTAACACAGCCAATTTCAGTGATTTGTTAATCTATCGTATTGGTGGTGGACCCCAAGCCCCTCGCTCTGCTCTGCCAGTTGGCGCAGAACCAGTCTCTGATCGCTTAAGAGTGGCTCCTGTTAGTGTAAACCAAGACTTGCACCATCTTGTATTAGCTGTCTCGTTTGCTAAAGAACCAGACGAAATCATGTCCAG TAATGTTGCTGGCTTCATCTGGGTCACTGATATCAACTTCGAAAG CAAGAAAATCACGTACCTAGCGCCCTCTGCTGGAAGCCTTCCCGGTAAATATTTGATCGTGGGAAATCTAACGTGGTGCGAATAG
- the LOC121810014 gene encoding eukaryotic initiation factor 4A-2-like translates to MAGLAPEGSQFDARQFDTKMNELLGAEGGEEFFTSYDEVYDSFDAMGLQENLLRGIYAYGFEKPSAIQQRGIVPFCKGLDVIQQAQSGTGKTATFCSGILQQLDYSIVECQALVLAPTRELAQQIEKVMRALGDYLGVKVHACVGGTSVREDQRILSSGVHVVVGTPGRVFDMLRRQSLRPDYIKMFVLDEADEMLSRGFKDQIYDIFQLLPPKIQVGVFSATMPPEALEITRKFMNKPVRILVKRDELTLEGIKQFYVNVDKEDWKLETLCDLYETLAITQSVIFVNTRRKVDWLTDKMRSRDHTVSATHGDMDQNTRDIIMREFRSGSSRVLITTDLLARGIDVQQVSLVINYDLPTQPENYLHRIGRSGRFGRKGVAINFVTTDDERMLFDIQKFYNVTVEELPANVADLL, encoded by the exons ATGGCTGGACTAGCACCCGAAGGTTCTCAATTTGATGCTCGCCAGTTTGATACAAAGATGAATGAGCT ACTTGGAGCTGAAGGCGGCGAGGAATTCTTCACAAGCTATGATGAGGTCTACGACAGTTTTGATGCCATGGGCTTGCAGGAAAATCTTTTGAGAGGAATCTATGCCTATG GTTTTGAGAAGCCATCTGCTATTCAGCAGAGAGGTATTGTCCCCTTTTGCAAGGGGCTTGATGTGATTCAACAAGCCCAATCTGGAACTGGAAAAACTGCAACCTTCTGCTCTGGGATTCTTCAGCAGCTAGACTATAGCATCGTTGAATGCCAGGCTCTTGTTTTGGCACCTACCCGTGAGCTTGCCCAGCAAATTGAGAAGGTGATGAGAGCGTTGGGTGACTATCTCGGTGTAAAAGTTCATGCTTGTGTTGGTGGTACCAGTGTGCGTGAGGATCAGCGCATTCTATCCAGTGGAGTTCATGTTGTGGTTGGTACTCCAGGACGTGTCTTTGACATGTTGAGAAGGCAGTCTCTGCGCCCTGATTACATCAAAATGTTTGTTTTGGACGAAGCTGATGAAATGCTCTCCAGAGGGTTCAAGGACCAG ATCTATGACATCTTCCAGTTGCTGCCTCCCAAGATTCAAGTTGGTGTGTTCTCTGCTACTATGCCACCAGAGGCTCTCGAGATCACAAGGAAATTCATGAACAAGCCCGTCCGCATCCTTGTGAAGCGTGATGAGCTAACCCTTGAGGGTATCAAGCAGTTCTACGTCAATGTGGACAAGGAAGACTGGAAGCTCGAGACTCTATGCGATCTCTACGAGACCCTAGCCATCACCCAAAGTGTCATCTTTGTCAACACAAGGCGCAAGGTCGACTGGCTGACCGATAAGATGCGCAGCCGTGACCATACTGTCTCTGCCACCCATGGTGACATGGACCAGAACACGAGAGACATCATCATGCGGGAGTTCAGATCTGGCTCCTCCCGTGTGCTCATCACCACAGATCTCCTGGCCCGTGGTATCGATGTGCAGCAGGTCTCCCTGGTCATCAACTACGACCTGCCGACCCAGCCGGAGAACTACCTCCACCGTATTGGACGTAGTGGGCGGTTTGGGAGGAAGGGTGTTGCTATAAACTTCGTGACCACTGACGACGAGCGCATGCTCTTCGACATTCAAAAGTTCTACAATGTGACTGTGGAAGAGCTCCCAGCCAACGTTGCTGACCttctctag